The nucleotide sequence AATAGGAAACGAACTGTACTTATAGTCATAATTTGTTCCGTAATTAATCTTGTAAATTGGTATGTGCTGAATTTTACTAAATTAGGTATATCAGAACCAAAAACCTGACACAAGTGTCAATTTTACAAAACAACCACAATTCAGCTTTAAAAACACCCGTAATGACGAGTAATTCAACAATAGCTCATATTGCCAAACAAGTGAAAAAGTAGGATAAGCCAAATAATAACAACAGGATGGAATGAAAAAAACAAGATGTAATCGATATGTATCAAAACAATGCAAGATTATTCAACTTCAACTCAATTAATTTTACCTATCGCGACCTAACCGCAATGTCAATACAGTATGCAACTCGAGTTTTATCTCGCATTCGACATGTAAATTAATACTGAAGTCTTTCTCACCGAGTACTGATTATTACACGCTAAATACGGACAGTTCTTCCACCATGTGGAAGTCAAAGTGTGGACAGGTCAAAAAAACAACGATATGTTGAAATTTAAGCTGACACTCATGACAGCTTTTATCAATATTTGGCTTAATCAAAATAGGATGTTGAATTTAGACATTATAAAAATAATCAACAACAAGTAAGGAATCGAAGTGGATACTAATATACCAGTAAAGAATAATGACTTGTTATATGGACTACACGATCGTCCCAAACCACTACAGGCTTTGTTTGCCGCTTTTCAGCATATATTGGCCAGTTTTGTCGGCATTACTACCCCCGCATTAATCATCGGCGGAGTTCTAGGCTTAGGCAGTGAACTGCCTTATCTAATCTCTATGGCTCTGTTTGTTTCAGGAGTAGGGACATTTATACAAGCTAAACGTATAGGCCCAATTGGTTCAGGCTTATTGTGTGTGCAAGGCACAAGTTTTGCTTTTTTGAGTGCGGTACTCGCTGCCGGATTTATTGTAAAAAACAGAGGTGGAACTTCTGAAGATATTTTAGCCATGATTTTTGGGGTGTGTTTCTTTGCCTCATTTGTGGAGATGTTTATCAGCCGCATCATCCATAAGCTTCAAAACATCATTACTCCCGTTGTTACAGGCATAGTCATTACGACTATCGGTTTATCCTTAATTAAAGTGGGCATGACTGATATTGCTGGGGGATTCGGTAATGAAGATATAGGCGCGGCTAAATATCTGATTGTTGGTGGAGTCACTTTAGCCACCATTATAGGTATCAACCGCTTTAGGAATCCTATTTTACGCCTATCTGGCATCATGATCGGGATGCTAGTGGGATATATAACGGCTTATTTTATGGGAATGGTCCATTTCCATTTACCAGATGTCCCCATTATTTCAGTACCAATGCCATTTAAATATGGATTCAATTTTGATTTAGCAGCATTTATTCCGGTAGCCATTATCTCAGTGGTCACGGCCATTGAGACTACAGGAGATTTAACTGCCAACTCTATGGTTTCTAAAGAACCAACCCAGGGGCCGCTCTATATTAAACGAATTAAAGGTGGAGTCTTAGGAGATGGAGTAAACTCTTGTTTAGCTGCGACTTTTGGTAGCTTTCCAATGTCAACATTCAGCCAAAATAATGGTGTCATTCAGCTTACTGGTGTTGCCAGTCGTTATGTTGCTTTCTATATTGGTGTTCTGTTCATTTTGTTAGGGCTATTTCCCATTATAGGCGCAATTTTACAAACATTACCTAAACCAGTGCTAGGCGGGGCGACTTTAGTCATGTTTGGCACGGTAGCATCAGCAGGCGTTCGCATTTTAGCCAGTGCTAAACTTGATCGACGCGATCTTCTCATTATGGCCGTCTCTTTTGGATTAGGGCTTGGAGTTGTTGCTGTACCTGAAGTGACTAATTCATTCACTCCCTTATTTAAAAGTATTTTCAGTTCATCCGTTACCGTTGCTGGCCTATCTGCTATTTTGATGAGTTTGATTATTCCTCAAGAGAAAAGTAAACAAGTACAGGAAGATATATCAGAAGTAACGATAGATGCTGAAAGCGTAAAATAGCTTAAATGATTGTCGGAGGACATTCTCGAATTGTCGTGGGTATATCCCAACGAATAATGTACCTTTCCGGTTTGTGCATTATTGGCTCCTACATCCGGTTTTTAGAAGTTCATCTAAATTTTTATAAACCTGATTATTAGGAATAAATATGCAGGCTAAATCTAATCGTATATGGATTAAAAACCCTCTCGACTGCCTCGATCCATCTTATGCCGCTGGAATAGTTGTTCAAGACGATATTATCAAAGAGTTGATCGCTGCAGACTGTCAACCTCTTAGCGTTGTTGATGAGGTTATCGATGCACGTGAACATGTCCTTATACCTGGCTTAATTAACAGTCACCATCATTTCTATCAAACCTTAACTCGTGCCTTTCCTGCAGCATTAAACAAAGCGTTATTTCCATGGCTGCAGAGCTTGTACCCAGTATGGGCAAAACTCACTCCTGAAATGGTTGCGACTTCAACAACAATTGCCTTAAGTGAATTGCTACTTTCTGGCTGTACAACAGCAAGTGATCACCATTATTTATTTCCTAATGGTTTAGAAAATGCCATTGATATTCAAATAGAACAAGCACGTAAACTTGGTATAAGAGTCCATTTAACCCGTGGTTCTATGAGCTTAGGAGAGGATCAAGGAGGATTACCACCACGAACCACCATTCAAACTGATCAACAGATATTAGACGATAGCCAAAGGCTGATTAAAAGATACCATCAACATGAAGAGGGCGCGATGACCAGAATTGCATTGGCACCCTGTTCACCTTTTTCTGTTAGCGAAGAGTTAATGCGAGCCACAGGTGATTTAGCTGAAGAATTTGATGTCAGGCTTCACACTCACCTCGCAGAAACACACGACGAAACAGAGTTTTGCATAAAGATGTTTGGTGTGCGCCCAGTTGATTACCTTGAGCGAGTTGGCTGGTTAAATAATCGTACATGGTTAGCTCATGGTATTCACTTTAATGAACAAGAGATTTCTCGTTTGGGAGAGGCTGGGGTTGGAGTTTGTCATTGTCCTTCATCTAATATGTTGTTGGCATCAGGCCAATGTCCAACTTTAGCACTGGAAGCCGCTGGAAGCCCTGTTGGTTTAGGCGTTGATGGTTCGGCATCAAATGACGGTTCAAATATGATTGGTGAAGTTCGTCAAGCACTGTTACTGCAACGCTTGCGCTATGGAGCTTGTCAGATCACCCATCAGAAAGCATTTAATTGGGCAACTAAAGGCTCTGCAGCATGTTTAGGTCGTGATGACATTGGGGAAATTGCAGTCGGTAAACAAGCAGATATTGCTTTATTCAAACTTGATGAAATTCGCTTTGCCGGTTCAGGTTCCCCTGTCGCAGCCCTATTGCTTTGCGGCGCAACAAAAGCAGATAAAGTGATGGTGGCAGGTCAATGGCGAGTGTTGGACGGTAAAGTACTTGATTTGGATCTGAATCAACTGATGGCCCAGCAAATAGAGTTAGCAATGCAACTTGCAAAAAGCTAACCCATGACCCGATCAATAAATCTGGTGATGATTAAGCTGAGCTTTTAATCAATCTCGCTTAGTTTTCTCATCAAAAAGGCGGCATTTCAGTTGCTTTTTGTCATTTAATATAACCTCTTAAAAGATTCAACCATAAACGGTTAAGGTATTGGTTAACAAGTATTCTAGGCTAAATTATATCGTTTTACTTAGTCCTTATAAAACAGAACAATATATAGTGTAATGTTTTAGGAAAACATAAGTTCTATCCTTTAAGAACGACTAACCCATTAAGTTTTTTAATCTTTTAGGGTAGACTCAAGGTAATAACTGCTTGAGAGAATGTTTATGAGCCAGCGAACACTTCACACCTTATTCAAACCTAAATCAATTGCCATTATCGGCGCGTCAAATACTGAAAAGCATGCGGGTAATGTTGTGATGAAAAACCTGCTCGCTGGCGGCTTCTCTGGTCCAATAATGCCTGTCACGCCGAAATATGAGGCTGTCTTGGGTGTGCTTGCCTACCCGAATATTGAGAGTTTACCCTTAATTCCTGATCTCGCGATTATCTGCACTGCAGCCTCCCGTGTACCCAGCATAGTGGAAACTCTGGCACAATTTGGTTGTAAGGTAGCGATCATCATTGCCGCAGGCATGGGCGAGCAACTAAATGGCGAAGGTATCAGCTTACTTAGGGAGACCAAAAACAATGCAAGCCGCTATGGCATGAGGATCTTAGGGCCAAATAGCTTAGGCATGATGTTACCTAACCTAGGTCTTAATGCCAGCTTAGCGCATACGAGTGGCTTGCCGGGAAAAATTGCTTTCGTATCACAATCTGCTGCTATTTGTACCACGGTACTTGACTGGGCAAATAATAAAAGTATTGGTTTCTCCTCTTTTATCTCGTTAGGCGATGCTACCGATGTTGATTTTGATGAATTGCTGGATTATCTAGGTAGAGACGCAAACACCAACGCCATCTTGCTCTATGTGGACTCCATCAATGAGAAGCGCCATTTTCTTTCTGCAGCTAGAGCAGCAGCCAGAAACAAACCTATTCTAGTCATTAAATCCGGTCGAAGTATAGAAGGGTCTAATGCCGCTAAATTGCATACCGGAGGCTTGATGGGTAACGATGCAGTTTATGAAGCCGCATTTAGACGAGCAGGTATGTTAAGAGTCAATGATCTGGTTGAGCTCTTCGCAGCCGTTGAAACATTAGCCCATTCATCTCCTTTACTTGGTGAGCGTCTCGCTATCGTAAGTAATGGTGGTGGCCCAGCAGTATTAGCCTTAGATCAATTGATATTAGCAGGTGGTAAATCCACTGTTATAGATGACGATACCATTAACCAACTCGATAATCTGCTTCCCTCGACTTGGTCAAAGCAAAACCCGGTTGATATAGGCGGAGACTCAGATGCACAGCGCTATACTCAAACAGTCAAAATAATGATGGATAGCGGCGCGGCTGATGCCATTTTGGTATTGTATTCACCTTCAGCATTAGGAGACAGTGTCGAGATTGCCAGCTCTCTTGCTGAAATGATTGCGACTCATCCTAAACGAAGAAGTGTCAATATACTCACTAACTGGAGCGGAGAAGATTCAGCCTATTTAGCGCGTAAGCATTTTAATCATGCAGGGATCCCGACCTACAGGACTGCAGAAGGTGCCGTTGGGGCATTTATGCATATGGTTGAATATCGACGTAATCAAAAGTTACTTCAGGAGGTCCCACAATCAATACCCGACAATATCCCCACTAATGTAGAGCAAGCCCGAGGTCTTCTTGCTAAAGCATACGAAGCTGGCAAGCGAATTCTAGAGACACATGAATCCATTGATATTCTATCTGCATATGGCTTAAAAACCATAGACACTTATGTGGCGAACACCCCTGTAGAGGCGGTTAATATTGCTAACAAAATTGGTTATCCCGTTGCGATAAAAGTACAATCACCTGATATTCATCACAAATCTGATGTCCATGGCGTCATGCTAAATCTGAACAGTGAAGATGAAGTCAGCCAAGCTGCAGCAGCAATCAAATCTCGAGTTTTGGACATCAACCCTGATGCAGAAATAGAAGGGTTAATCGTTCAAAAAATGGCACTCACAGCCGGCGCGCAAGAGATCAGAGTCGCGGTGATAAATGATCCCGTATTTGGTCCAGCCATCTTACTCGGTGAAGGAGGTTCCGAATGGAACCCTGCTCGTGATGCTGTCGTCGCACTACCACCATTAAACATGACCTTAGCGCGCTATATGGTCATTCAAGCCCTAAAAACTCAAAAGTTAAAAGATAAACACTTACCTTTGGGGTTAGATATGAATGCGTTATGTATCATGCTCACGCAGATCTCTCATTTAGTGATAGATTGCCCAGAGATAGCCACACTGGATCTTAATCCTGTATTGTGTGCTGGCGC is from Shewanella sp. MTB7 and encodes:
- a CDS encoding uracil-xanthine permease family protein gives rise to the protein MDTNIPVKNNDLLYGLHDRPKPLQALFAAFQHILASFVGITTPALIIGGVLGLGSELPYLISMALFVSGVGTFIQAKRIGPIGSGLLCVQGTSFAFLSAVLAAGFIVKNRGGTSEDILAMIFGVCFFASFVEMFISRIIHKLQNIITPVVTGIVITTIGLSLIKVGMTDIAGGFGNEDIGAAKYLIVGGVTLATIIGINRFRNPILRLSGIMIGMLVGYITAYFMGMVHFHLPDVPIISVPMPFKYGFNFDLAAFIPVAIISVVTAIETTGDLTANSMVSKEPTQGPLYIKRIKGGVLGDGVNSCLAATFGSFPMSTFSQNNGVIQLTGVASRYVAFYIGVLFILLGLFPIIGAILQTLPKPVLGGATLVMFGTVASAGVRILASAKLDRRDLLIMAVSFGLGLGVVAVPEVTNSFTPLFKSIFSSSVTVAGLSAILMSLIIPQEKSKQVQEDISEVTIDAESVK
- a CDS encoding 8-oxoguanine deaminase; amino-acid sequence: MQAKSNRIWIKNPLDCLDPSYAAGIVVQDDIIKELIAADCQPLSVVDEVIDAREHVLIPGLINSHHHFYQTLTRAFPAALNKALFPWLQSLYPVWAKLTPEMVATSTTIALSELLLSGCTTASDHHYLFPNGLENAIDIQIEQARKLGIRVHLTRGSMSLGEDQGGLPPRTTIQTDQQILDDSQRLIKRYHQHEEGAMTRIALAPCSPFSVSEELMRATGDLAEEFDVRLHTHLAETHDETEFCIKMFGVRPVDYLERVGWLNNRTWLAHGIHFNEQEISRLGEAGVGVCHCPSSNMLLASGQCPTLALEAAGSPVGLGVDGSASNDGSNMIGEVRQALLLQRLRYGACQITHQKAFNWATKGSAACLGRDDIGEIAVGKQADIALFKLDEIRFAGSGSPVAALLLCGATKADKVMVAGQWRVLDGKVLDLDLNQLMAQQIELAMQLAKS
- a CDS encoding bifunctional acetate--CoA ligase family protein/GNAT family N-acetyltransferase: MSQRTLHTLFKPKSIAIIGASNTEKHAGNVVMKNLLAGGFSGPIMPVTPKYEAVLGVLAYPNIESLPLIPDLAIICTAASRVPSIVETLAQFGCKVAIIIAAGMGEQLNGEGISLLRETKNNASRYGMRILGPNSLGMMLPNLGLNASLAHTSGLPGKIAFVSQSAAICTTVLDWANNKSIGFSSFISLGDATDVDFDELLDYLGRDANTNAILLYVDSINEKRHFLSAARAAARNKPILVIKSGRSIEGSNAAKLHTGGLMGNDAVYEAAFRRAGMLRVNDLVELFAAVETLAHSSPLLGERLAIVSNGGGPAVLALDQLILAGGKSTVIDDDTINQLDNLLPSTWSKQNPVDIGGDSDAQRYTQTVKIMMDSGAADAILVLYSPSALGDSVEIASSLAEMIATHPKRRSVNILTNWSGEDSAYLARKHFNHAGIPTYRTAEGAVGAFMHMVEYRRNQKLLQEVPQSIPDNIPTNVEQARGLLAKAYEAGKRILETHESIDILSAYGLKTIDTYVANTPVEAVNIANKIGYPVAIKVQSPDIHHKSDVHGVMLNLNSEDEVSQAAAAIKSRVLDINPDAEIEGLIVQKMALTAGAQEIRVAVINDPVFGPAILLGEGGSEWNPARDAVVALPPLNMTLARYMVIQALKTQKLKDKHLPLGLDMNALCIMLTQISHLVIDCPEIATLDLNPVLCAGANITLLDINIQLHETQIDNPLRLAISPYPKELEQITTLKNGREIMLRPILPEDEPKHLIFDNSLSDEDRYKRYFGVRSKMTHEEMAVLTQIDYAREMAFIAIAKDDNGEDLTLGAIRASIDPDNTEAEFAMAVRSDHQGLGLGRLLLEKLITYYKNNDTQVLTGFTMFENRSMANLAKGLGFTVTFDMEERLIKMDMQLKTTTL